The following are encoded together in the Streptomyces tsukubensis genome:
- a CDS encoding xanthine dehydrogenase family protein molybdopterin-binding subunit, with amino-acid sequence MSEDTLAGPEEAPVPEAPSFGVGASLASTEARAKTEGTFPYASDLWAEGLLWAAILRSPHAHARIVSIDTRHALRMPGVRAVITHEDVPGTAPHGRRAADRPVFASEVVRHHGEPIAAVAADHPDTARMAVAAITVEYELLDPVTDPEESFEAAPLHPDGNLIRHIPLRSGDPEVVGEVVVDGLYRIGRQDPAPIGAEAGLAVPRPGGGVELYTASTDPHADRDLAAASYGLPAEQVKVVVTGVPGATGDREDPGFQLPLGLLALRTGCPVKLTANREESFLGHPHRHPTLLRYRHHADAEGKLVKVEAQILLDAGAYADASADVLAAAVSFACGPYVVPNAFIEGWAVRTNNPPSGHVRGEGAMQVCAAYEAQMDKLAKRIGVEPAELRLRNALATGDILPTGQTVTCPAPVAELLQAVRDFPLPALPKDTPEDEWLLPGGPEGAGEPGAVRRGVGYGLGMVHMLGSEGADEVSTATVKVHDGVATVICAAVETGQGFSTLARQIVQETLGVEDVRVAPVDTDQPPAGPACHGRHTWVSGGAVERAAKMVRTQLLQPLAHTFGMSTELLQITDGRITSYDGVLSTTVSEALEGKELWATAQCRPHPTEPLDESGQGDAFVGLAFCAIRAVVDVDIEIGSVRVVELAVAQDVGRVLNPAQLKARIEAGVTQGVGAALTENLRAPRGLIRHPDLTGYALPTALDAPDIRIVKLVEERDVVAPFGAKAVSAVPVVTSPAAVASAVRAATGRPVNRLPIRPQAAVANS; translated from the coding sequence ATGAGTGAGGACACGCTCGCAGGGCCCGAGGAGGCACCGGTACCGGAGGCACCGTCGTTCGGCGTCGGCGCCTCCCTCGCCTCCACCGAGGCGCGCGCCAAGACCGAGGGCACCTTCCCGTACGCCTCCGACCTGTGGGCGGAAGGGCTGCTGTGGGCCGCGATCCTGCGCTCCCCGCACGCCCACGCGAGGATCGTCTCCATCGACACGCGGCACGCGCTGCGGATGCCGGGCGTACGCGCGGTCATCACCCACGAGGACGTCCCCGGTACCGCGCCGCACGGCAGGCGCGCCGCCGACCGGCCCGTCTTCGCCTCGGAGGTCGTACGCCACCACGGCGAGCCCATCGCGGCCGTCGCGGCCGACCACCCCGACACCGCGCGGATGGCCGTGGCGGCCATCACCGTCGAGTACGAACTCCTCGACCCGGTCACCGACCCCGAAGAGTCCTTCGAAGCGGCGCCGTTGCACCCCGACGGCAACCTGATCCGGCACATCCCGCTGCGCTCGGGCGACCCCGAGGTGGTCGGCGAGGTCGTCGTGGACGGCCTCTACCGCATCGGCCGCCAGGACCCCGCGCCCATCGGCGCGGAGGCGGGGCTCGCCGTGCCGCGCCCCGGGGGAGGCGTGGAGCTGTACACCGCCTCCACCGATCCGCACGCCGACAGGGACCTGGCGGCGGCGAGTTACGGGCTCCCCGCCGAGCAGGTGAAGGTGGTCGTCACCGGTGTACCGGGGGCCACGGGGGACCGCGAGGACCCCGGTTTCCAACTGCCGCTCGGGCTGCTCGCCCTGCGCACCGGCTGCCCCGTGAAACTCACCGCCAACCGCGAGGAGTCCTTCCTCGGCCACCCGCACCGCCACCCGACGCTGCTGCGCTACCGCCACCACGCGGACGCGGAGGGCAAGTTGGTCAAGGTGGAGGCACAGATCCTGCTGGACGCCGGGGCCTACGCCGACGCGTCAGCGGACGTCCTGGCGGCTGCCGTCTCCTTCGCCTGCGGCCCCTACGTCGTCCCGAACGCCTTCATCGAGGGGTGGGCGGTACGCACCAACAACCCGCCCTCCGGCCACGTCAGGGGCGAGGGCGCGATGCAGGTGTGCGCGGCCTACGAGGCCCAGATGGACAAGCTGGCCAAGCGGATCGGCGTGGAACCCGCGGAGCTGAGGCTGCGCAACGCCCTGGCCACCGGTGACATCCTGCCCACCGGGCAGACCGTGACGTGCCCGGCCCCGGTCGCCGAACTCCTCCAGGCCGTACGGGACTTCCCGCTGCCCGCGCTGCCCAAGGACACCCCGGAGGACGAGTGGCTGCTGCCAGGAGGCCCCGAGGGGGCGGGTGAACCGGGAGCAGTACGCCGGGGCGTCGGCTACGGCCTCGGCATGGTCCACATGCTCGGCTCCGAGGGCGCGGACGAGGTGTCCACCGCGACCGTGAAGGTCCACGACGGCGTGGCCACCGTCATCTGCGCCGCGGTCGAGACCGGGCAGGGCTTCTCCACCCTGGCCAGGCAGATCGTCCAGGAGACACTGGGCGTCGAGGACGTCAGGGTCGCCCCCGTCGACACCGACCAGCCGCCCGCGGGGCCCGCCTGCCACGGCAGGCACACCTGGGTCTCGGGCGGCGCGGTGGAACGGGCCGCCAAAATGGTCCGTACGCAGCTCCTCCAGCCGCTCGCCCACACCTTCGGGATGTCGACGGAACTCCTCCAGATCACCGACGGCAGGATCACCTCCTACGACGGCGTGCTGTCCACCACGGTCTCCGAGGCCCTTGAGGGCAAGGAACTGTGGGCCACCGCCCAGTGCAGGCCGCACCCCACGGAGCCGCTGGACGAGTCCGGTCAGGGAGACGCCTTCGTGGGGCTCGCGTTCTGCGCGATCCGGGCCGTCGTGGACGTCGACATCGAGATCGGCTCGGTACGGGTGGTCGAACTCGCCGTGGCCCAGGACGTCGGAAGGGTCCTCAACCCCGCACAGCTCAAGGCGCGCATCGAGGCCGGTGTCACCCAGGGCGTCGGCGCGGCCCTCACGGAGAACCTGCGCGCCCCGCGTGGCCTGATCCGCCACCCCGACCTGACGGGCTACGCACTGCCGACCGCGCTCGACGCCCCCGACATCCGCATCGTCAAACTGGTCGAGGAGCGCGATGTGGTCGCCCCGTTCGGCGCGAAGGCGGTCAGCGCGGTCCCCGTGGTGACGTCCCCCGCTGCGGTCGCCTCGGCGGTACGCGCGGCGACCGGCCGCCCCGTCAACCGTCTCCCGATCCGGCCGCAGGCGGCGGTGGCGAACTCGTAG
- a CDS encoding 2Fe-2S iron-sulfur cluster-binding protein: protein MSDDQRGGHAPENSGRPAGGAPSAWEPIPRGEYESDATAFVQLPEGMADIPLAAPGHGYVPPQIPLAPAGATDPAATGVWHFPAYEGLGQQGQAQGHAQGHAQARTDAQGAEQPPAHDQSRSGHEPTGSYDAYGRPVDSGTTAQWNFHEELHGYGQDGAATAHPGQAGGQGAPVQDPQGTQNPHGTQNPHGTQGPQDVRDMRDVGGAEPASPHASGATGHWTIPLATGGGPDDSGEFTPSAVAAQWGGTAPATLPGGAPAPWATGTAPVGQPGPGGATHGGTPTTGPLQEGTPPGGLAPGGTGAGAAPVPDAHNFLGAPAPAPAHFVTDQDAPAHQTPVHELPAHDVLTERHVEGQAEEHVGGQGPGRTAGHQGGAVTGQLGGQAGRALGGEVPPQARQSDAFLAEGPVPAAHQAEGAPAGEGLASSVARPPIPSPTRSPEAAHGDPAADAVPSPPGAVDAELPADAEASAEPEPAGAAEAEPSADASASAGAGGAGSEAPAAVAVPPGQDPAEAVRRDAVPEAAVPGNAAPGDVPPAGAEAADPGHGATPDAHAEPSEGPRADPPAPDASPSSASSPSQDFADSPDSAGPDGSADSGEGADSDDSDDLPLHDEHPLASYALSVNGVDRPVEGAWIGESLLYVLRERLGLAGAKDGCSQGECGACAVQVDGRLVASCLVPAATTAGSEVRTVEGLAADGRPSDVQRALAGCGAVQCGFCVPGMAMTVHDLLEGNPSPSDLEARQALSGNLCRCSGYRGVLDAVREVAAERQETAEATAAAKAEGAAAAEDAAAEGAHAPHGPDMEEPHAPQGPGPGASDAQRTRDDWPPQDGQVRDPHALDPYPYESAQNEPVPPDAPYPDAPYGQDARPPAAPYPQYPDAVYAQQQEQQRERQQQDVRDSGGHDTGSYPGLAQGHQGPRAPGDHARYPQDQYAQGPYPQGQYEQGPYGEDQYEQDQYGRGPDPQGQYPSQGAGHEDGGGRA from the coding sequence ATGAGCGACGACCAGCGGGGCGGCCACGCCCCGGAGAACTCCGGGCGCCCCGCGGGGGGTGCGCCGAGCGCGTGGGAGCCGATCCCGCGCGGCGAGTACGAATCGGACGCCACCGCCTTCGTGCAGCTCCCCGAGGGCATGGCCGACATTCCCCTGGCCGCCCCCGGCCACGGCTACGTACCGCCACAGATCCCGCTCGCACCCGCGGGGGCCACGGACCCGGCGGCCACCGGCGTGTGGCACTTCCCCGCCTACGAAGGCCTGGGACAGCAGGGGCAGGCTCAGGGACACGCGCAGGGGCATGCCCAGGCACGGACGGATGCACAGGGAGCGGAGCAGCCGCCCGCCCACGACCAGTCGCGGTCGGGTCATGAGCCGACGGGGTCCTACGACGCGTACGGCCGACCGGTGGACTCCGGCACGACCGCGCAGTGGAACTTCCATGAGGAACTGCACGGTTACGGTCAGGACGGCGCCGCGACAGCCCACCCCGGCCAGGCCGGCGGCCAAGGGGCGCCCGTCCAGGACCCGCAGGGCACTCAAAACCCGCACGGCACTCAAAACCCGCACGGCACCCAGGGCCCGCAGGACGTGCGGGACATGCGGGATGTGGGGGGCGCCGAGCCAGCCTCCCCGCACGCGTCCGGCGCGACCGGGCACTGGACGATTCCGCTCGCCACGGGCGGCGGGCCTGATGACTCGGGCGAGTTCACCCCTTCCGCTGTCGCCGCCCAGTGGGGCGGCACCGCGCCCGCGACCCTGCCGGGCGGCGCGCCCGCACCCTGGGCGACCGGCACGGCGCCGGTGGGGCAGCCCGGCCCCGGTGGAGCCACCCACGGCGGTACGCCCACCACGGGGCCGCTCCAAGAGGGCACGCCCCCGGGCGGGTTGGCCCCGGGCGGGACGGGTGCGGGGGCGGCGCCTGTCCCTGACGCGCACAACTTCCTCGGCGCGCCCGCGCCCGCACCCGCGCACTTCGTGACGGATCAGGACGCGCCCGCTCACCAGACTCCGGTCCATGAGCTTCCCGCCCACGACGTACTCACGGAAAGGCACGTCGAGGGGCAGGCCGAGGAGCACGTCGGGGGGCAGGGGCCGGGGCGGACCGCAGGGCACCAGGGCGGAGCGGTCACCGGGCAGCTCGGCGGACAGGCCGGCAGGGCTCTCGGTGGCGAAGTACCGCCGCAGGCACGGCAGTCGGATGCCTTCCTGGCGGAGGGCCCGGTGCCCGCCGCGCACCAGGCCGAGGGCGCGCCGGCCGGGGAGGGACTCGCGTCCTCCGTCGCCAGGCCCCCGATCCCCTCGCCCACACGCAGTCCCGAGGCGGCGCACGGTGACCCGGCCGCCGATGCCGTACCGTCCCCGCCCGGGGCCGTGGACGCCGAACTGCCCGCGGACGCCGAGGCGTCGGCCGAGCCCGAACCGGCCGGGGCCGCGGAAGCCGAGCCGTCCGCCGATGCGAGTGCGAGTGCCGGTGCCGGTGGGGCGGGGAGCGAAGCCCCGGCCGCCGTCGCGGTCCCGCCCGGCCAGGACCCCGCCGAGGCCGTACGGAGAGACGCGGTCCCGGAAGCCGCCGTACCGGGGAACGCCGCCCCGGGGGACGTACCGCCCGCCGGTGCGGAGGCAGCGGACCCCGGCCACGGGGCCACACCGGACGCCCACGCCGAGCCTTCGGAAGGCCCGCGAGCCGACCCGCCCGCGCCGGACGCCTCGCCCTCCTCCGCTTCCTCGCCCTCCCAGGATTTCGCGGATTCCCCGGATTCCGCAGGCCCCGACGGGAGTGCCGACAGCGGCGAGGGCGCCGACAGCGACGACTCCGACGACCTCCCCCTCCACGACGAACACCCCCTCGCCTCCTACGCGCTGAGCGTCAACGGCGTCGACAGACCCGTGGAAGGCGCCTGGATCGGGGAGTCCCTCCTCTACGTCCTCCGGGAGCGGCTCGGCCTGGCCGGTGCCAAGGACGGTTGCTCGCAGGGCGAGTGCGGGGCCTGCGCCGTACAGGTCGACGGCCGGCTCGTCGCCTCCTGCCTGGTGCCCGCCGCGACCACAGCGGGCAGCGAGGTCCGCACCGTCGAGGGGCTCGCCGCCGACGGCAGGCCCTCCGATGTCCAGCGCGCGCTCGCCGGGTGCGGCGCCGTGCAGTGCGGCTTCTGCGTACCGGGCATGGCGATGACCGTCCACGACCTGCTGGAGGGCAACCCCTCCCCGAGCGACCTGGAGGCCCGCCAGGCGCTGAGCGGCAACCTGTGCCGGTGCTCCGGCTACCGGGGCGTGCTGGACGCCGTACGCGAAGTCGCCGCGGAACGCCAGGAGACGGCGGAGGCGACGGCCGCGGCCAAGGCCGAGGGAGCGGCGGCCGCCGAGGACGCGGCGGCGGAGGGGGCGCACGCCCCGCACGGTCCTGACATGGAGGAGCCACACGCCCCGCAGGGGCCGGGCCCCGGCGCGTCCGACGCCCAGCGGACGCGGGACGACTGGCCGCCCCAGGACGGCCAGGTGCGGGACCCGCACGCGCTGGACCCGTATCCGTACGAGAGCGCGCAGAACGAGCCCGTACCGCCGGACGCCCCCTACCCGGACGCCCCTTACGGCCAGGACGCACGCCCCCCGGCCGCCCCGTACCCGCAGTACCCCGACGCCGTGTACGCGCAGCAGCAGGAGCAGCAGCGGGAACGGCAGCAGCAGGACGTGCGGGACTCGGGCGGTCACGACACCGGGTCCTATCCGGGCCTGGCCCAGGGCCACCAGGGCCCGCGGGCGCCCGGGGACCACGCGCGGTATCCGCAGGACCAGTACGCGCAAGGCCCGTACCCGCAAGGCCAGTACGAGCAGGGCCCGTACGGGGAGGACCAGTACGAGCAGGACCAGTACGGGCGGGGGCCCGACCCGCAGGGCCAGTACCCGTCGCAAGGGGCCGGGCATGAGGACGGCGGAGGCCGCGCATGA
- a CDS encoding FAD binding domain-containing protein: MTTHAPQAAQSVTLPGTLDEAVAALAATPAAVPVAGGTDLMAAVNAGLLRPAALVGLGRVNEIRGWQYQDGHALLGAGLTHARMGRPDFAALIPALAASARAAGPPQIRNAGTLGGNIVTAAPSGDTLPVLAALDANVIIAGPGGARREVPVSHLLTGMEMLRGGELIGYVRVPLLHAPQVFLKATGRTGPGRAIASVALVLDPARRGVRCAIGAIAPMPLRPLDAEAWVGSLIDWDGARSLAPEALTAFGDYVAAACVPDQPPAEDGTEAPPLPPGVLHLRRTVAALARRALGRALS, from the coding sequence TTGACCACGCACGCACCGCAGGCGGCGCAGTCCGTGACGCTGCCCGGCACGCTGGACGAGGCCGTAGCGGCCCTCGCCGCCACCCCTGCCGCCGTCCCCGTGGCGGGCGGCACCGATCTGATGGCCGCCGTCAACGCGGGACTTCTGCGCCCCGCGGCCCTCGTGGGGCTCGGCCGCGTCAACGAGATCCGGGGCTGGCAGTACCAGGACGGGCACGCGCTGCTCGGCGCCGGGCTCACCCACGCACGCATGGGCCGCCCGGACTTCGCCGCGCTGATCCCCGCACTCGCCGCCTCGGCACGCGCCGCGGGACCGCCCCAGATCCGCAACGCGGGCACCCTCGGCGGCAACATCGTGACGGCCGCACCCTCGGGCGACACCTTGCCCGTGCTCGCCGCACTCGACGCCAACGTGATCATCGCGGGGCCCGGCGGCGCGCGCCGCGAGGTCCCCGTCTCCCATCTGCTGACCGGCATGGAGATGCTGCGCGGCGGCGAACTCATCGGCTACGTACGCGTACCGCTGCTGCACGCCCCCCAGGTCTTCCTGAAGGCCACGGGCCGTACCGGGCCCGGCCGCGCCATCGCCTCTGTCGCGCTCGTACTCGACCCGGCACGGCGGGGCGTGCGGTGCGCGATCGGCGCCATCGCGCCGATGCCGCTCCGGCCGCTGGACGCCGAGGCGTGGGTCGGCTCCCTCATCGACTGGGACGGCGCGCGCAGCCTCGCTCCCGAGGCGCTCACCGCGTTCGGCGATTACGTCGCCGCCGCCTGCGTGCCCGACCAGCCGCCTGCCGAGGACGGCACGGAGGCCCCTCCGTTGCCGCCCGGCGTACTGCATCTGCGGCGCACCGTCGCCGCCCTGGCCCGACGGGCACTGGGGAGGGCACTGTCATGA
- a CDS encoding beta-N-acetylhexosaminidase, producing the protein MTTSASDDPFGALLPAPSRVTPAPAGGTRTLGARTVLDAGEGAEATARWLRDTLGAATGLPFAPGTEGDVLRLRVDPETTARLGAEGYVLTVGAEGVSVSGGGPAGLFWGAQTLRQLLGPDAFRGAPLDDSRRWELPYGEVEDAPRFGWRGMMLDVARHFTPKDGVLRVLDLLAAHKLNVFHFHLSDDQGWRVEIKRHPKLTETASWRSRTKRGQRGSPLWDETPHGGHYTQDDIREIVAHAKRRNITVVPEIDIPGHSQAAIAAYPELGNADAVDTAALDVWDTWGVNPNILAPTDHVLRFYEGVWEELLGLFPSEFVHIGGDEAPKDQWKASATAQARIAELGLRDEDELQSWFIGHFDTWFAARGRRLIGWDEILEGGLAPGAAVSSWRGYEGGVTAAKAGHDVVMCPEQQVYLNFREDGGPDEPVPTGYVRTLEDVYRFEPVPPQLTPEEAAHVLGTQANVWTEVLETRDRVDYQMFPRLAAFAEVAWSALPAPAERDFDAFNDRMTTHYARLDALGVAYRPASGPLPWQRRPGVPGRPIEGAPPNV; encoded by the coding sequence ATGACCACTTCTGCTTCTGACGACCCGTTCGGCGCCCTGCTGCCCGCGCCCTCCCGCGTCACCCCGGCCCCGGCGGGCGGCACGCGTACGCTCGGCGCCCGTACCGTCCTTGACGCGGGGGAGGGGGCCGAGGCCACCGCGCGGTGGCTGCGGGACACCCTTGGCGCCGCCACCGGGCTGCCGTTCGCACCGGGGACCGAAGGGGACGTGCTGAGGCTGCGCGTCGATCCGGAGACCACCGCCAGGCTCGGTGCCGAGGGGTACGTCCTGACGGTGGGCGCGGAAGGGGTGAGCGTCAGTGGCGGAGGCCCCGCCGGGCTCTTCTGGGGGGCGCAGACGCTACGGCAGTTGCTCGGCCCCGACGCGTTCCGTGGGGCGCCGCTCGACGACTCGCGCCGCTGGGAACTCCCGTACGGCGAGGTCGAGGACGCCCCGCGGTTCGGCTGGCGCGGCATGATGCTGGACGTGGCGCGGCACTTCACCCCCAAGGACGGGGTGCTGCGGGTGCTCGACCTCCTCGCCGCGCACAAGCTCAACGTCTTCCACTTCCATCTCAGCGACGACCAGGGCTGGCGGGTCGAGATCAAGCGCCACCCGAAGCTGACGGAGACCGCGTCCTGGCGCTCCCGCACGAAGCGCGGGCAGCGCGGCTCTCCCCTGTGGGACGAGACGCCCCACGGCGGTCACTACACCCAGGACGACATCCGCGAGATCGTCGCCCACGCGAAGCGGCGCAACATCACCGTCGTACCTGAGATCGACATTCCCGGGCACTCGCAGGCCGCCATCGCCGCCTATCCGGAGCTGGGCAACGCCGACGCGGTCGACACCGCCGCCCTCGACGTGTGGGACACCTGGGGCGTCAACCCCAACATCCTCGCCCCCACCGACCACGTCCTGCGGTTCTACGAAGGGGTCTGGGAGGAGCTGCTCGGCCTCTTCCCCTCGGAGTTCGTGCACATCGGCGGTGACGAGGCGCCCAAGGACCAGTGGAAGGCGTCGGCGACCGCCCAGGCCCGTATCGCGGAACTGGGACTGCGCGACGAGGACGAGTTGCAGTCCTGGTTCATCGGCCACTTCGACACGTGGTTCGCCGCGCGGGGCCGCCGCCTCATCGGCTGGGACGAGATCCTTGAGGGCGGGCTCGCGCCGGGCGCCGCCGTCTCCTCGTGGCGCGGCTACGAGGGCGGGGTGACCGCGGCCAAGGCGGGACACGACGTGGTGATGTGCCCCGAGCAGCAGGTGTACCTGAACTTCCGGGAGGACGGGGGCCCTGACGAGCCGGTACCGACCGGTTACGTCAGGACTCTTGAGGACGTCTACCGCTTCGAGCCCGTACCGCCGCAGCTGACCCCGGAGGAGGCCGCCCATGTGCTGGGCACTCAGGCCAACGTCTGGACCGAGGTGCTGGAGACCAGGGACCGGGTCGATTACCAGATGTTTCCCCGTCTCGCCGCCTTCGCCGAGGTCGCCTGGAGCGCCCTCCCGGCCCCCGCCGAGCGCGACTTCGACGCTTTCAATGACCGTATGACCACCCACTACGCCCGGCTGGACGCGCTCGGCGTCGCCTACAGGCCCGCCTCGGGGCCCCTCCCTTGGCAGCGCCGCCCAGGCGTCCCCGGCCGCCCGATCGAGGGAGCGCCCCCGAACGTGTGA
- a CDS encoding DUF3039 domain-containing protein — protein MSTLEPERGTGTGTLVEPTPQTSHGDGDHERYAHYVQKEKIMASALDGTPVVALCGKVWVPGRDPKKYPVCPMCKEIYESMGAGGDNDKDGGKGGTGGGKK, from the coding sequence ATGAGCACTCTTGAGCCCGAGCGCGGGACTGGTACGGGAACCCTCGTAGAGCCGACGCCCCAGACATCGCACGGTGACGGCGACCACGAGCGCTATGCCCACTATGTCCAGAAGGAAAAGATCATGGCGAGCGCGCTCGACGGCACGCCCGTCGTCGCCCTCTGCGGCAAGGTGTGGGTGCCGGGCCGTGATCCGAAGAAGTATCCCGTCTGTCCCATGTGCAAGGAGATCTACGAGTCCATGGGCGCCGGTGGCGACAACGACAAGGACGGCGGGAAGGGCGGTACGGGCGGCGGCAAGAAGTAG
- a CDS encoding YqgE/AlgH family protein produces the protein MTEVSSLTGRLLVATPALADPNFDRAVVLLLDHDEEGSLGVVLNRPTPVGVGDILEDWAELAGDPGVVFQGGPVSLDSALGVGVVPGEDSARAQPLGWRRVHGAIGLVDLETPPELLAPALGSLRIFAGYAGWGPGQLENELSEGAWYVVESEPGDVSSPAPERLWRGVLRRQRGELAMIATYPDDPSLN, from the coding sequence ATGACCGAGGTGTCCTCGCTCACAGGGCGGTTGCTCGTCGCCACCCCTGCCCTGGCTGACCCGAATTTCGACCGCGCGGTGGTGCTGCTTCTCGACCACGACGAGGAGGGCTCCCTTGGTGTTGTCCTCAACCGGCCGACCCCCGTCGGTGTCGGCGACATCCTGGAGGACTGGGCGGAGCTCGCCGGTGACCCCGGTGTCGTCTTCCAGGGCGGGCCCGTCTCCCTGGACTCCGCCCTGGGTGTCGGAGTCGTGCCGGGGGAGGACTCCGCCCGCGCCCAGCCGCTCGGCTGGCGCCGGGTCCACGGCGCGATCGGCCTCGTCGACCTGGAGACCCCGCCGGAACTCCTCGCCCCCGCCCTCGGTTCGCTACGGATCTTCGCGGGATACGCGGGGTGGGGGCCGGGGCAACTGGAGAACGAACTCTCCGAAGGGGCCTGGTACGTGGTCGAGTCGGAGCCGGGAGACGTGTCGTCCCCCGCGCCGGAGCGGCTGTGGCGGGGCGTACTGCGACGCCAGCGCGGCGAACTGGCGATGATCGCCACCTATCCGGATGATCCTTCGCTGAATTGA
- the murA gene encoding UDP-N-acetylglucosamine 1-carboxyvinyltransferase, translating to MTVTDDVLLVHGGTPLEGEIRVRGAKNLVPKAMVAALLGSAPSRLGNVPDIRDVRVVRGLLQLHGVTVRPGDEPGELVLDPTHVESANVADIDAHAGSSRIPILFCGPLLHRLGHAFIPGLGGCDIGGRPIDFHFDVLRQFGARIEKRADGQYLEAPQRLRGTKIRLPYPSVGTTEQVLLTAVLAEGVTELSNAAVEPEIEDLICVLQKMGAIIAMDTDRTIRITGVDKLGGYRHRALPDRLEAASWASAALATEGNIYVHGAQQRSMMTFLNTYRKVGGAFEIDDKGIRFWHPGGSLNAIALETDVHPGFQTDWQQPLVVALTQATGLSIIHETVYESRLGFTSALNQMGAHIQLYRECLGGSHCRFGQRNFLHSAVVSGPTKLQGADLVIPDLRGGFSYLIAALAAQGTSHVHGIDLINRGYENFMDKLVALGAKVELPGRAQL from the coding sequence ATGACCGTCACCGACGATGTACTGCTTGTCCACGGCGGAACCCCGCTGGAGGGCGAGATCCGTGTCCGAGGCGCGAAGAACCTCGTGCCCAAGGCCATGGTCGCCGCGCTGCTCGGCAGCGCTCCGAGCCGGCTGGGCAATGTCCCGGACATCCGCGACGTCCGTGTCGTACGCGGCCTCCTGCAACTGCACGGGGTCACGGTCCGGCCCGGTGACGAACCCGGCGAGCTGGTCCTCGACCCGACGCACGTGGAGAGCGCGAACGTCGCGGACATCGACGCCCACGCCGGCTCCTCGCGTATCCCGATCCTGTTCTGCGGCCCGTTGCTGCACAGGCTCGGACACGCGTTCATCCCCGGTCTCGGCGGCTGTGACATCGGCGGCCGGCCGATCGACTTCCACTTCGACGTGTTGCGCCAGTTCGGCGCGCGCATCGAGAAGCGCGCGGACGGCCAGTATCTGGAGGCCCCGCAGCGGCTGCGCGGCACGAAGATCCGGCTGCCCTACCCGTCGGTGGGTACGACCGAGCAGGTCCTGCTCACGGCCGTACTGGCCGAGGGCGTGACCGAGCTCTCCAACGCCGCTGTCGAACCCGAGATCGAGGACCTGATCTGCGTACTGCAGAAAATGGGCGCGATCATCGCGATGGACACCGACAGGACCATCCGGATCACCGGTGTGGACAAGCTCGGCGGCTACCGCCACCGCGCGCTCCCCGACCGCCTGGAGGCCGCCTCCTGGGCGTCCGCCGCGCTGGCCACCGAGGGGAACATCTACGTCCACGGGGCGCAGCAGCGCTCGATGATGACCTTCCTGAACACCTACAGGAAGGTCGGCGGCGCCTTCGAGATCGACGACAAGGGCATCCGTTTCTGGCACCCGGGCGGCTCGCTGAACGCGATCGCGCTGGAGACGGACGTGCACCCCGGTTTCCAGACGGACTGGCAGCAGCCGCTGGTGGTGGCGCTGACCCAGGCCACGGGGCTGTCGATCATTCACGAGACGGTGTACGAGTCGCGGCTCGGCTTCACCTCCGCGCTCAACCAGATGGGTGCGCACATCCAGCTGTACCGCGAGTGCCTGGGCGGCTCGCACTGCCGTTTCGGCCAGCGCAACTTCCTGCACTCGGCCGTCGTCTCGGGGCCCACGAAGCTCCAGGGCGCCGATCTGGTCATCCCGGACCTGCGGGGCGGCTTCTCCTACCTGATCGCGGCGCTGGCCGCGCAGGGGACGTCCCACGTGCACGGGATCGACCTGATCAACCGTGGCTACGAGAACTTCATGGACAAGCTGGTGGCGCTCGGCGCCAAGGTGGAGCTGCCGGGCCGCGCCCAGCTCTGA
- a CDS encoding HU family DNA-binding protein, which translates to MNRSELVAALADRAEVTRKDADAVLAAFAEVVGDVVAKGDEKVTIPGFLTFERTHRAARTARNPQTGEPIQIPAGYSVKVSAGSKLKEAAKGK; encoded by the coding sequence ATGAACCGCAGTGAGCTGGTGGCCGCCCTGGCCGACCGCGCCGAGGTGACCCGCAAGGACGCCGACGCGGTGCTGGCCGCGTTCGCCGAGGTGGTCGGTGATGTCGTTGCCAAGGGCGACGAGAAGGTCACCATCCCCGGCTTCCTGACCTTCGAGCGCACGCACCGTGCCGCTCGCACCGCTCGTAACCCGCAGACCGGCGAGCCGATCCAGATCCCGGCCGGCTACAGCGTGAAGGTCTCCGCGGGCTCCAAGCTCAAGGAAGCGGCCAAGGGTAAGTAA